In Ochotona princeps isolate mOchPri1 chromosome 33, mOchPri1.hap1, whole genome shotgun sequence, one DNA window encodes the following:
- the TRMT1 gene encoding tRNA (guanine(26)-N(2))-dimethyltransferase isoform X2, with translation MDDGPQPCPQAQETIVTEGTARIAFPSANEVFYNPVQEFNRDLTCAVITEFARLQLRAKGIQIKVPGEKDLQEVVVDLSEPEEGQAELKDREDSAPGGQPRTAVVGEICEGGLRVLEGLAASGLRSIRFAREVPGLHCVVANDASARAVELIRRNVQLNDVAHLVQPSHADARMLMYQHQRVSERFDVIDLDPYGSPAAFLDAAVQAVSEGGLLCVTCTDMAVLAGNSGETCYSKYGAMALKSRACHEMALRIVLHSLDLRANCYQRYVVPLLSISADFYIRVFVRIFTGQAKVKASASKQALVFQCVGCGAFHLQRLGKATGAAGGRVKFSAACGPPVSPECEHCGQKYQLGGPLWAEPIHDLEFVSRVLEAVSANPGRFHTSERIQGVLSVVSEELPDMPLYYTLDQLSSTIHCSTPSLLQLRSALLHAGFRVSLSHACKNAVKTDAPATALWDIMRCWEKGCPVKWERLSETSPAWRILSLEPKLQANFTVREDANPSSRQRGLKRFQANPEANWGPRPRARPGGKAAGEAMEEKRRLCQNKRKELAEDPAQRAARLKTFPCKRFKEGTCSRGDQCCYSHSPPDSGAAADATPQDYPETPNHDPPGAGAAMGLGVS, from the exons ATGGATGAcggtccccagccctgcccccaggcccaggaAACCATCGTCACCGAGGGTACCGCCAGGATCGCCTTCCCCAGCGCCAACGAGGTCTTCTACAACCCTGTCCAGGAGTTCAACCGGGACCTGAC GTGTGCGGTGATCACCGAGTTCGCCCGCCTTCAGCTTCGGGCCAAAGGAATCCAGA TCAAGGTGCCAGGTGAGAAGGACCTGCAGGAGGTAGTTGTCGACTTGTCAGAGCCAGAGGAGGGACAGGCTGAATTGAAAGACAGGGAAGATTCGGCGCCAGGTGGCCAGCCTCGGACAGCTGTTGTGGGGGAGATCTGTGAG GGAGGCCTGCGGGTACTCGAGGGGCTTGCAGCTTCCGGCCTCCGCTCCATCCGCTTCGCCCGTGAGGTGCCTGGGCTCCACTGTGTGGTCGCCAATGATGCTTCAGCCCGGGCTGTGGAGCTCATACGCCGCAACGTGCAGCTTAACGATGTGGCCCACCTGGTACAACCCAGCCACGCTGATGCCCG gatgcTGATGTACCAACACCAAAGGGTCTCCGAGCGCTTTGACGTCATCGACTTGGACCCCTACGGCAGCCCGGCGGCCTTCCTGGATGCCGCAGTACAGGCTGTGAGTGAAGGAG GGCTGCTGTGTGTGACCTGCACGGACATGGCGGTGCTGGCGGGCAACAGTGGGGAGACCTGCTACAGCAAGTATGGGGCCATGGCCCTCAAGAGCCGGGCCTGCCACGAGATG GCCCTGAGGATCGTCCTGCACAGCCTGGACCTCCGGGCCAACTGCTACCAGCGCTACGTGGTACCCCTGCTCAGCATAAGTGCCGACTTCTACATACGCGTGTTCGTGCGTATCTTCACCGGCCAGGCCAAGGTCAAAGCCTCGGCCAG CAAGCAGGCCCTGGTGTTCCAGTGCGTGGGCTGCGGGGCCTTCCACCTTCAGCGCCTCGGCAAAGCTACAGGAGCCGCTGGTGGCCG GGTCAAGTTCTCTGCAGCCTGCGGGCCCCCCGTGTCCCCCGAGTGTGAGCACTGTGGACAGAAATACCAG CTCGGGGGCCCTCTCTGGGCAGAGCCCATCCACGACTTGGAGTTCGTGAGTCGTGTCCTGGAAGCTGTGAGCGCCAACCCGGGCCGCTTCCACACTTCGGAGCGCATCCAGGGCGTCCTGAGTGTGGTCAGCGAG GAGCTCCCGGACATGCCTCTGTACTACACGCTGGACCAGCTGAGCAGCACGATCCACTGTAGCACGcccagcctcctgcagctgcG GTCCGCCCTCCTCCACGCTGGCTTCCGGGTCTCCCTGTCCCACGCGTGTAAGAACGCTGTGAAGACGGACGCTCCAGCCACAGCCCTCTGGGACATCATGCGCTGCTGG GAGAAGGGGTGCCCTGTGAAATGGGAGCGGTTGTCGGAGACCAGCCCTGCTTGGCGCATCCTCAGCTTAGAACCCAA GCTTCAGGCTAACTTCACTGTCCGGGAAGACGCCAACCCCAGCTCCCGCCAGCGGGGACTCAAGCGCTTCCAGGCCAACCCAGAGGCCAACTGGGGTCCCCGGCCCCGCGCCCGGCCAGG gggcaaggcagcaggtgaagccatgGAGGAGAAAAGACGGCTGTGCCAGAACAAGCGCAAGGAGCTAGCCGAGGACCCAGCGCAGCGCGCCGCCCGCCTCAAGACGTTCCCTTGCAAGAGGTTTAAGGAG GGCACCTGTTCACGCGGGGACCAGTGCTGCTACTCTCACAGCCCCCCAGATTCTGGAGCTGCCGCTGATGCCACCCCCCAGGACTATCCAGAAACCCCCAACCATGATccccctggggctggggcagccatGGGGCTGGGGGTCAGCTGA
- the LYL1 gene encoding protein lyl-1: MCPPQAQAEVGPTMTEKAQIMACAPSPEAPSLPPKNPSPGPLQATVVEEGGHRDPCSSPRLPPGVPVISLGHTRPPPPPLPLPPGAAMPPTELSAFPLPLLQLSTLGAAPPALSLHYHPHPFLNSVYIGPAGAFTLLPNSRLKRRPSHGELDLADGHQPHKVARRVFTNSRERWRQQNVNGAFAELRKLLPTHPPDRKLSKNEVLRLAMKYIGFLVRLLRDQAASLAAAPSGPRKRAAPRGGSGRRAEEATVVAARTQPAPPADLDDSPGAGARAIKMEQAALSPEVR, encoded by the exons ATGTGCCCGCCCCAGGCCCAGGCGGAGGTGGGCCCCACCATGACCGAGAAGGCACAGATAATGGCATGTGCCCCCAGCCCGGAGGCGCCCAGCCTGCCCCCCAAGAACCCctctcctgggcccctgcaggcaACAGTGGTGGAGGAGGGGGGCCACCGAGACCCCTGCTCATCCCCCAGGCTGCCCCCTGGCGTGCCTGTCATCAGCCTAGGTCACACTAGGCCCCCGCCGCCACCACTGCCGCTGCCGCCAGGGGCAGCCATGCCCCCCACGGAACTAAGCGCCTTCCCACTGCCCCTGCTACAGCTCTCCACCCTGGGCGCGGCccctcctgccctgtccctgcATTACCACCCTCATCCCTTCCTTAACAG CGTCTACATTGGGCCGGCAGGAGCATTCACTCTGTTGCCCAACAGCAGGCTGAAGCGGAGACCCAGCCACGGTGAGCTGGACCTGGCAGACG GGCACCAGCCCCACAAGGTGGCCCGGCGGGTGTTCACCAACAGCCGGGAGCGCTGGCGACAGCAGAACGTGAACGGCGCCTTTGCTGAGCTCAGGAAGCTCCTGCCCACTCACCCGCCCGACCGGAAGCTGAGCAAGAACGAGGTGCTCCGCCTGGCCATGAAATACATTGGCTTCCTGGTGCGGCTGCTGCGCGACCAGGCGGCTTCTCTGGCGGCCGCCCCGTCCGGGCCCCGCAAACGGGCTGCGCCTCGAGGAGGCTCGGGACGCAGAGCGGAGGAGGCCACGGTGGTGGCTGCGCGCACGCAGCCCGCGCCCCCCGCGGACCTCGACGACAGCCCCGGTGCGGGAGCCCGGGCCATCAAGATGGAACAGGCGGCTCTGAGTCCGGAGGTGCGGTGA
- the TRMT1 gene encoding tRNA (guanine(26)-N(2))-dimethyltransferase isoform X3: protein MAVLAGNSGETCYSKYGAMALKSRACHEMALRIVLHSLDLRANCYQRYVVPLLSISADFYIRVFVRIFTGQAKVKASASKQALVFQCVGCGAFHLQRLGKATGAAGGRVKFSAACGPPVSPECEHCGQKYQLGGPLWAEPIHDLEFVSRVLEAVSANPGRFHTSERIQGVLSVVSEELPDMPLYYTLDQLSSTIHCSTPSLLQLRSALLHAGFRVSLSHACKNAVKTDAPATALWDIMRCWEKGCPVKWERLSETSPAWRILSLEPKLQANFTVREDANPSSRQRGLKRFQANPEANWGPRPRARPGGKAAGEAMEEKRRLCQNKRKELAEDPAQRAARLKTFPCKRFKEGTCSRGDQCCYSHSPPDSGAAADATPQDYPETPNHDPPGAGAAMGLGVS, encoded by the exons ATGGCGGTGCTGGCGGGCAACAGTGGGGAGACCTGCTACAGCAAGTATGGGGCCATGGCCCTCAAGAGCCGGGCCTGCCACGAGATG GCCCTGAGGATCGTCCTGCACAGCCTGGACCTCCGGGCCAACTGCTACCAGCGCTACGTGGTACCCCTGCTCAGCATAAGTGCCGACTTCTACATACGCGTGTTCGTGCGTATCTTCACCGGCCAGGCCAAGGTCAAAGCCTCGGCCAG CAAGCAGGCCCTGGTGTTCCAGTGCGTGGGCTGCGGGGCCTTCCACCTTCAGCGCCTCGGCAAAGCTACAGGAGCCGCTGGTGGCCG GGTCAAGTTCTCTGCAGCCTGCGGGCCCCCCGTGTCCCCCGAGTGTGAGCACTGTGGACAGAAATACCAG CTCGGGGGCCCTCTCTGGGCAGAGCCCATCCACGACTTGGAGTTCGTGAGTCGTGTCCTGGAAGCTGTGAGCGCCAACCCGGGCCGCTTCCACACTTCGGAGCGCATCCAGGGCGTCCTGAGTGTGGTCAGCGAG GAGCTCCCGGACATGCCTCTGTACTACACGCTGGACCAGCTGAGCAGCACGATCCACTGTAGCACGcccagcctcctgcagctgcG GTCCGCCCTCCTCCACGCTGGCTTCCGGGTCTCCCTGTCCCACGCGTGTAAGAACGCTGTGAAGACGGACGCTCCAGCCACAGCCCTCTGGGACATCATGCGCTGCTGG GAGAAGGGGTGCCCTGTGAAATGGGAGCGGTTGTCGGAGACCAGCCCTGCTTGGCGCATCCTCAGCTTAGAACCCAA GCTTCAGGCTAACTTCACTGTCCGGGAAGACGCCAACCCCAGCTCCCGCCAGCGGGGACTCAAGCGCTTCCAGGCCAACCCAGAGGCCAACTGGGGTCCCCGGCCCCGCGCCCGGCCAGG gggcaaggcagcaggtgaagccatgGAGGAGAAAAGACGGCTGTGCCAGAACAAGCGCAAGGAGCTAGCCGAGGACCCAGCGCAGCGCGCCGCCCGCCTCAAGACGTTCCCTTGCAAGAGGTTTAAGGAG GGCACCTGTTCACGCGGGGACCAGTGCTGCTACTCTCACAGCCCCCCAGATTCTGGAGCTGCCGCTGATGCCACCCCCCAGGACTATCCAGAAACCCCCAACCATGATccccctggggctggggcagccatGGGGCTGGGGGTCAGCTGA
- the NACC1 gene encoding nucleus accumbens-associated protein 1, whose amino-acid sequence MAQILQMEIPNFGNSILECLNEQRLQGLYCDVSVVVKGHAFKAHRAVLAASSSYFRDLFNSSRSAVVELPAAVQPQSFQQILSFCYTGRLSMNVGDQFLLMYTAGFLQIQEIMEKGTEFFLKVSSPSCDSQGLHTEEAPSSEPQSPVAQTSGWPACSTPLPLVSRVKTEQQESDSVQCTPVAKRLWDGGPKELGGGGSNGSGSRKMAKFSVPDLAANRQPQQAPVVAAAQPAGVAVAAVVGAGQPASGAAAAAAAGGMVSGPSTSERTSPGTSSAYTSDSPGSYHNEEDEEEDGGEEGSDEQYRQICNMYTMYSMMNVGPAAEKVEALPEPVTPESRSRIRVRQDLASLPAELINQIGNRCHPKLYDEGDPSEKLELVTGTNVYITRAQLMNCHVSAGTRHKVLLRRLLASFFDRNTLANSCGTGIRSSSNDPSRKPLDSRVLHAVKYYCQNFAPNFKESEMNAIAADMCTNARRVVRKSWIPKLKLLTAEGDAYTTFISDTGKIEPDVMGVEHGFEPASHESEAGPSAEALQ is encoded by the exons ATGGCGCAGATCCTGCAGATGGAGATCCCGAACTTCGGCAATAGTATCCTCGAGTGCCTCAACGAGCAGCGGCTGCAGGGCCTGTACTGCGACGTGTCGGTGGTGGTCAAGGGGCACGCCTTCAAGGCGCACCGCGCCGTGCTGGCGGCCAGCAGCTCCTACTTCCGGGACCTGTTCAACAGCAGCCGCAGCGCCGTGGTGGAGCTGCCGGCCGCCGTGCAGCCACAATCCTTCCAGCAGATCCTGAGCTTCTGCTACACGGGCCGCCTGAGCATGAACGTGGGCGACCAGTTCCTGCTCATGTACACGGCCGGCTTCCTGCAGATCCAGGAGATCATGGAGAAGGGCACCGAGTTCTTCCTCAAGGTCAGCTCGCCCAGCTGCGACTCGCAGGGCCTGCACACGGAGGAGGCGCCCTCGTCCGAGCCCCAGAGCCCCGTGGCGCAGACGTCCGGCTGGCCGGCCTGCAGCACGCCGCTGCCCCTCGTGTCCCGGGTCAAGACGGAGCAGCAGGAGTCGGACTCGGTGCAGTGCACGCCGGTGGCCAAGCGCCTGTGGGACGGTGGCCCCAAGGAGCTTGGGGGCGGCGGCAGCAATGGCAGCGGCAGCCGCAAGATGGCCAAATTCTCCGTGCCGGACCTGGCCGCCAACCGGCAGCCGCAGCAGGCGCCCGTGGTGGCGGCGGCCCAGCCGGCCGGGGTGGCCGTGGCCGCGGTGGTGGGAGCTGGGCAGCCGGCCAGCGGGGCAGCGGCAGCCGCGGCCGCCGGGGGCATGGTGAGCGGGCCCAGCACGTCGGAGAGGACCAGCCCGGGCACCTCCAGCGCCTACACCAGTGACAGCCCCGGTTCCTACCACaacgaggaggacgaggaggaggacgGCGGGGAGGAAGGCTCGGACGAGCAGTACCGCCAGATCTGCAACATGTACACCATGTACAGCATGATGAACGTGGGTCCCGCAG CCGAGAAGGTGGAGGCCCTGCCCGAGCCCGTGACCCCAGAGTCCCGCAGTCGCATCCGCGTACGGCAAGACCTGGCGTCGCTTCCGGCCGAGCTCATCAACCAGATCGGCAACCGCTGCCACCCCAAGCTCTACGACGAGGGCGACCCCTCGGAGAAGCTGGAGCTGGTGACAG GTACCAACGTGTACATCACGAGGGCGCAGCTCATGAACTGCCACGTGAGCGCCGGCACACGGCACAAGGTGCTGCTGCGGCGCCTCCTCGCCTCCTTCTTCGACAG GAACACGTTGGCCAACAGCTGCGGCACGGGTATCCGTTCCTCCAGCAACGACCCCAGCCGCAAACCACTGGACAGCCGCGTCCTGCACGCCGTCAAGT ACTACTGCCAGAACTTCGCCCCCAACTTCAAGGAGAGCGAGATGAACGCCATCGCGGCTGACATGTGCACCAACGCGCGCCGCGTGGTGCGGAAGAGCTGGATCCCCAAGCTGAAGCTGCTCACGGCCGAGGGCGACGCCTACACTACCTTCATCAGCGACACGGGCAAGATCGAGCCCGACGTGATGGGCGTGGAGCACGGCTTCGAGCCGGCCAGCCACGAGAGCGAGGCGGGGCCCTCGGCCGAGGCCCTCCAGTGA
- the TRMT1 gene encoding tRNA (guanine(26)-N(2))-dimethyltransferase isoform X1: MSHGRLVRQLSLALFSVRRLCRARFWEGRPPQGPRDPAMDDGPQPCPQAQETIVTEGTARIAFPSANEVFYNPVQEFNRDLTCAVITEFARLQLRAKGIQIKVPGEKDLQEVVVDLSEPEEGQAELKDREDSAPGGQPRTAVVGEICEGGLRVLEGLAASGLRSIRFAREVPGLHCVVANDASARAVELIRRNVQLNDVAHLVQPSHADARMLMYQHQRVSERFDVIDLDPYGSPAAFLDAAVQAVSEGGLLCVTCTDMAVLAGNSGETCYSKYGAMALKSRACHEMALRIVLHSLDLRANCYQRYVVPLLSISADFYIRVFVRIFTGQAKVKASASKQALVFQCVGCGAFHLQRLGKATGAAGGRVKFSAACGPPVSPECEHCGQKYQLGGPLWAEPIHDLEFVSRVLEAVSANPGRFHTSERIQGVLSVVSEELPDMPLYYTLDQLSSTIHCSTPSLLQLRSALLHAGFRVSLSHACKNAVKTDAPATALWDIMRCWEKGCPVKWERLSETSPAWRILSLEPKLQANFTVREDANPSSRQRGLKRFQANPEANWGPRPRARPGGKAAGEAMEEKRRLCQNKRKELAEDPAQRAARLKTFPCKRFKEGTCSRGDQCCYSHSPPDSGAAADATPQDYPETPNHDPPGAGAAMGLGVS; this comes from the exons ATGTCCCATGGGAGGCTCGTCCGCCAGCTAAGCCTCGCTCTCTTTTCGGTTCGTCGCCTCTGTAGAGCCCGCTTCTGGGAGGGGCGTCCCCCTCAGGGACCGCGGGATCCCGCGATGGATGAcggtccccagccctgcccccaggcccaggaAACCATCGTCACCGAGGGTACCGCCAGGATCGCCTTCCCCAGCGCCAACGAGGTCTTCTACAACCCTGTCCAGGAGTTCAACCGGGACCTGAC GTGTGCGGTGATCACCGAGTTCGCCCGCCTTCAGCTTCGGGCCAAAGGAATCCAGA TCAAGGTGCCAGGTGAGAAGGACCTGCAGGAGGTAGTTGTCGACTTGTCAGAGCCAGAGGAGGGACAGGCTGAATTGAAAGACAGGGAAGATTCGGCGCCAGGTGGCCAGCCTCGGACAGCTGTTGTGGGGGAGATCTGTGAG GGAGGCCTGCGGGTACTCGAGGGGCTTGCAGCTTCCGGCCTCCGCTCCATCCGCTTCGCCCGTGAGGTGCCTGGGCTCCACTGTGTGGTCGCCAATGATGCTTCAGCCCGGGCTGTGGAGCTCATACGCCGCAACGTGCAGCTTAACGATGTGGCCCACCTGGTACAACCCAGCCACGCTGATGCCCG gatgcTGATGTACCAACACCAAAGGGTCTCCGAGCGCTTTGACGTCATCGACTTGGACCCCTACGGCAGCCCGGCGGCCTTCCTGGATGCCGCAGTACAGGCTGTGAGTGAAGGAG GGCTGCTGTGTGTGACCTGCACGGACATGGCGGTGCTGGCGGGCAACAGTGGGGAGACCTGCTACAGCAAGTATGGGGCCATGGCCCTCAAGAGCCGGGCCTGCCACGAGATG GCCCTGAGGATCGTCCTGCACAGCCTGGACCTCCGGGCCAACTGCTACCAGCGCTACGTGGTACCCCTGCTCAGCATAAGTGCCGACTTCTACATACGCGTGTTCGTGCGTATCTTCACCGGCCAGGCCAAGGTCAAAGCCTCGGCCAG CAAGCAGGCCCTGGTGTTCCAGTGCGTGGGCTGCGGGGCCTTCCACCTTCAGCGCCTCGGCAAAGCTACAGGAGCCGCTGGTGGCCG GGTCAAGTTCTCTGCAGCCTGCGGGCCCCCCGTGTCCCCCGAGTGTGAGCACTGTGGACAGAAATACCAG CTCGGGGGCCCTCTCTGGGCAGAGCCCATCCACGACTTGGAGTTCGTGAGTCGTGTCCTGGAAGCTGTGAGCGCCAACCCGGGCCGCTTCCACACTTCGGAGCGCATCCAGGGCGTCCTGAGTGTGGTCAGCGAG GAGCTCCCGGACATGCCTCTGTACTACACGCTGGACCAGCTGAGCAGCACGATCCACTGTAGCACGcccagcctcctgcagctgcG GTCCGCCCTCCTCCACGCTGGCTTCCGGGTCTCCCTGTCCCACGCGTGTAAGAACGCTGTGAAGACGGACGCTCCAGCCACAGCCCTCTGGGACATCATGCGCTGCTGG GAGAAGGGGTGCCCTGTGAAATGGGAGCGGTTGTCGGAGACCAGCCCTGCTTGGCGCATCCTCAGCTTAGAACCCAA GCTTCAGGCTAACTTCACTGTCCGGGAAGACGCCAACCCCAGCTCCCGCCAGCGGGGACTCAAGCGCTTCCAGGCCAACCCAGAGGCCAACTGGGGTCCCCGGCCCCGCGCCCGGCCAGG gggcaaggcagcaggtgaagccatgGAGGAGAAAAGACGGCTGTGCCAGAACAAGCGCAAGGAGCTAGCCGAGGACCCAGCGCAGCGCGCCGCCCGCCTCAAGACGTTCCCTTGCAAGAGGTTTAAGGAG GGCACCTGTTCACGCGGGGACCAGTGCTGCTACTCTCACAGCCCCCCAGATTCTGGAGCTGCCGCTGATGCCACCCCCCAGGACTATCCAGAAACCCCCAACCATGATccccctggggctggggcagccatGGGGCTGGGGGTCAGCTGA